A single genomic interval of Pseudochaenichthys georgianus chromosome 3, fPseGeo1.2, whole genome shotgun sequence harbors:
- the saa gene encoding serum amyloid A isoform X1 encodes MKLLIAGIALFLIVETNARWINFPIEAIQAGHDMWRAYNDMREANTIDADKYFHARGNADAASRGEGGKWAAEVISNGREWVQEKMGHGAEDSAADQRANEHGRNGGDPNVFRPAGHRTPCSSESHED; translated from the exons ATGAAGTTGCTTATTGCAGGAATTGCTCTGTTCTTAATTGTGGAAACCAATGCAAGGTGGATCAACTTTCCTATAGAAGCCATTCAAG CAGGTCATGATATGTGGCGGGCATACAATGATATGAGGGAGGCCAACACAATAGACGCAGACAAATACTTTCATGCCAGAGGAAACGCTGATGCTGCCAGCAGAGGAGAAGGAGGCAAATGGGCAGCTGAGGTGATCAG TAATGGCAGAGAGTGGGTGCAGGAAAAAATGGGTCATGGTGCCGAAGACTCTGCTGCTGATCAGAGGGCAAATGAGCATGGACGCAATGGAGGAGATCCCAACGTTTTCAGGCCAGCAGGACACAGGACTCCGTGTTCATCTGAAAGTCATGAGGATTAA
- the saa gene encoding serum amyloid A isoform X2, whose protein sequence is MKLLIAGIALFLIVETNARWINFPIEAIQGHDMWRAYNDMREANTIDADKYFHARGNADAASRGEGGKWAAEVISNGREWVQEKMGHGAEDSAADQRANEHGRNGGDPNVFRPAGHRTPCSSESHED, encoded by the exons ATGAAGTTGCTTATTGCAGGAATTGCTCTGTTCTTAATTGTGGAAACCAATGCAAGGTGGATCAACTTTCCTATAGAAGCCATTCAAG GTCATGATATGTGGCGGGCATACAATGATATGAGGGAGGCCAACACAATAGACGCAGACAAATACTTTCATGCCAGAGGAAACGCTGATGCTGCCAGCAGAGGAGAAGGAGGCAAATGGGCAGCTGAGGTGATCAG TAATGGCAGAGAGTGGGTGCAGGAAAAAATGGGTCATGGTGCCGAAGACTCTGCTGCTGATCAGAGGGCAAATGAGCATGGACGCAATGGAGGAGATCCCAACGTTTTCAGGCCAGCAGGACACAGGACTCCGTGTTCATCTGAAAGTCATGAGGATTAA